From the genome of Danio aesculapii chromosome 16, fDanAes4.1, whole genome shotgun sequence, one region includes:
- the apoc2 gene encoding apolipoprotein C-II: protein MNKILAITVFVAFLALGAESFRVPRQAEEKGTIAVVVDTLKSYYDQSVDTASGYVETVKGYKLEEKAKTLYSDTVRAVGTYAGIFQDQLYHILYSQDNH, encoded by the exons ATGAACAAGATACTGGCTATCACGGTTTTTGTTGCTTTCCTTGCACTGG GAGCGGAGAGCTTCCGTGTGCCCAGGCAGGCTGAGGAGAAGGGAACCATCGCTGTTGTGGTCGACACCCTGAAATCCTACTATGACCAGAGTGTGGACACTGCCAGCGGCTATGTAGAGACCGTTAAGGGCTACAAGCTGGAAGAGAAAGCTAA AACCCTCTATAGCGATACAGTCCGTGCTGTGGGCACCTACGCCGGCATCTTTCAGGACCAGCTATACCACATTTTGTACTCTCAAGATAACCATTAA
- the apoa2 gene encoding apolipoprotein A-II: MKLTFALILALQVSVCVWAQEWPVPDKELVDKYEGLRTVFIKRLVNAWEKVKTAVEPALEGSPTAGGLKEVMEELKKSPRVESFIKIAGGLASELNPVVDKARLNALGVYGQYLRPYIGEHLDKAINNIKPVLDTVLPQEN; the protein is encoded by the exons ATGAAGCTGACATTCGCTCTCATTCTTGCACTCCAAG TGTCAGTGTGTGTCTGGGCACAGGAATGGCCCGTTCCTGACAAGGAGTTAGTGGATAAATATGAGGGACTGAGGACGGTTTTTATCAAGAGGCTTGTCAACGCTTGGGAAAAGGTCAAAACTGCAGTTGAGCCAGCACTAGAGGGCTCACCAACAGCAGGCGGACTGAAGGAAGTTATGGAGGAACTGAAGAAAAGCCCAAGAGTGGAAAGCTTTATCAAAATCGCTGG GGGTTTGGCCTCTGAACTCAACCCAGTTGTGGACAAAGCTCGTCTGAATGCTCTCGGTGTTTACGGCCAGTACCTCAGACCCTATATTGGAGAGCACCTGGACAAAGCCATCAACAACATCAAGCCCGTGCTGGACACCGTCCTGCCCCAGGAGAATTAA
- the apoc4 gene encoding apolipoprotein C-IV, protein MSRLVFLVLFVTLQVCLTLSNPLATTAPDNAGLLERAKQLYRGTKAKVLDVGKTAAGYAGMYYEDHLKPLTDSYMDWAKDSTSALWQRLKNRLPAFGSDISE, encoded by the exons ATGTCCAGATTGGTGTTCCTTGTTCTGTTCGTGACTTTGCAAG TTTGCTTGACCTTGTCCAACCCGTTGGCCACTACTGCTCCAGACAATGCAGGACTTCTTGAAAGAGCAAAACAGTTGTACAG AGGCACAAAGGCTAAAGTACTAGATGTTGGCAAGACTGCGGCTGGTTATGCTGGCATGTACTATGAGGATCACCTAAAACCCCTAACCGACTCTTACATGGATTGGGCCAAAGACAGTACAAGCGCCCTGTGGCAGAGACTGAAAAACAGATTGCCTGCTTTTGGATCAGATATAAGTGAATAA
- the apoc1 gene encoding apolipoprotein C-I isoform X1, protein MKLYLAAAVLMLVLAVHTAEAQEEPTLEQHFTKFGTQVKEIAEDLADKTKTAFQNIEQSEFGTKTRNWFNDQYEKLKQKMTETFN, encoded by the exons ATGAAACTGTACTTGGCTGCAGCCGTGCTGATGCTTGTACTTGCTGTACACACAG CAGAGGCCCAGGAGGAGCCCACACTGGAGCAGCATTTCACCAAATTCGGGACCCAGGTGAAGGAGATTGCAGAGGACCTGGCAGATAAGACCAAAACCGCCTTCCAGAACATTGAACAGAGCGAGTTTGGCACTAAAACCAG aAACTGGTTTAACGATCAGTATGAGAAGCTGAAGCAGAAGATGACTGAAAccttcaattaa
- the apoc1 gene encoding apolipoprotein C-I isoform X2, translating to MKLYLAAAVLMLVLAVHTEAQEEPTLEQHFTKFGTQVKEIAEDLADKTKTAFQNIEQSEFGTKTRNWFNDQYEKLKQKMTETFN from the exons ATGAAACTGTACTTGGCTGCAGCCGTGCTGATGCTTGTACTTGCTGTACACACAG AGGCCCAGGAGGAGCCCACACTGGAGCAGCATTTCACCAAATTCGGGACCCAGGTGAAGGAGATTGCAGAGGACCTGGCAGATAAGACCAAAACCGCCTTCCAGAACATTGAACAGAGCGAGTTTGGCACTAAAACCAG aAACTGGTTTAACGATCAGTATGAGAAGCTGAAGCAGAAGATGACTGAAAccttcaattaa